From the Hordeum vulgare subsp. vulgare chromosome 1H, MorexV3_pseudomolecules_assembly, whole genome shotgun sequence genome, the window CTACCGTTGTATCATGTGGCGGTAAGGTGTGGAGGCTACCGCCCGCCAGCTATGACTGTAGGCCTTTGTCACGAAAACACGTCATTTGAGTGTTCACTAACGACGATCATCGTTGACTGTGGCGGCAGCCCTCTTACCCTATCGTCAgtagcaaaaactccaacatgatATACTTCTAAGTCATGTTAAACTTTAATTAAAGGGATCTTGACCATTGGTACCACTATTCCTTTAATTATCCAATTAAAGTTTAGTTCTCTAAATTTTGTTTACTAACAAACCACTAGCTTTCTGTATGTACTTACAACACAACTGGGATAAGAAATTTTACCCATTTTCCCGGACATATAAATCGGTTTTACAATTGTAGATGGAAGATGGAAAAAAAACTAGACATGTCTATGTCCTTTAACTTTTTTTGGATAAAAACAAATACTTATCTGTGTCCAAAAAAACAAGTTGATTCATAATATTTTCCTTTTTACAGCACTTGTTTTGTCTTGTTATTGAGAAGCACAAGTGTTGCTATTTGCATGAGAATCTGCacgaacacaaaagacactaacgTGAGCATGTACACACAAAAAAACGGATTTTTGAAATTTTGCTGCTACGTTACTTATTTTGATTTTTACTGTTCATCCTCTAATACTATTTGCTGTTCCTTTTTTAGGAGCATCAGCAGCGGAAGAATATCATACGAAAACCAACATTCAATAAAAACTTTGTAAAAAccatattttaaagtttcaaaaaattatgaaaaaaaatGTTAAGATGATGATGTTTTATTACCACACAAAATTTCAAGTTGAAACACATTACGAGATATGAGctacgaaaaagacaaatttcagcCCTGAATAGTGACATTACTATTTGACACTATTCAAAGGTGATTTTCTCTTTTTCATAGCTCAtagttcataatgtgtttcaaTTTAAAATTTTGCGTGACAATAAAATATTATCCTCTTAACATCCAGTATTTGTTTCAGTTTTTTCAAAACTTCAAAACATATCTTTTTTGTGGTTTTCATCGGTTTCTACCGAATGTTGGTTTCCATATGATATTCTCTGTCTCCTACTCGCTCGTGCAACATCTTCTGATGGAGTGAATATATGATACTCCCTcagctcacaaatataaaatgttttaGATATTCTAATATTGACTGTATGCGGACAAaaatgagtgaagaaatatactgAAATGTGTGTATATACATCCGGTTCAATAATAAAGTTGGAACATCTTATTTTGTGAACAGAGATAGTAGTACTTCCTCgcagaaaaaagagagagagagagagagagagtagtacTTTATAGCATTATTAGTGTTCACAAGGGTTGTAATACGTAATAACTTCATCCTGCTTTCTTATTCATGGTACAAATCAAACTGGTGTGCATCCCAATAATGATGGAACTGCAAGAAGCCATGATCCAGCATGGGTCAGATAAAGAATCTTGATTACCACTCTTCTTTTTGCAACATGGAAGCAAACATACACAGCTGAGATAATATGTTGACACTTTCAGATGATGATTCACAGCCGCATGGAAAATCTTGGTCTGTTATTACAACCACTCAAGGGGCGCATGAATGTCATGTTGGAAAACAGTTGTTACAAACAACAGAGACAATCTGCATGGCTATCTAGTGTAAGAAAAGACGACTAATCAGATTGGCCAAGACGAACTGTACTGTTAACATAAGGAAAAACCTATACTACCTTCGCCAGCATGTAATTATTAAATTTCTCAATGCTTCATTCATACtacttttttgagagagagagagaaacttcATTCATTCTACTGATCTACCCAAACTCGGCTAGGAACAACTGAAATCTAAGGCCTGATTTGGAGTAATGGAATTTTGTTGGGAGTTCTGGATGAATTGCTCCTCGTCCAAAATTCCAGCTTTCCAAATGAAAACTAAATGGCAGCATATGTTGATCAATTTGCCATCATGATGTCCTGATTCAGTCAGAATGCTCCAAAATTGCAATGACCGATAAGGTTCATGATGCACAGGAACCGAtagagttgcacctgtctgtaaaaTATTATTCTATTAAAGTTTCCCATGCTATCGCATCACAGATTCTTTAACGTACCATTGGTCTCCAGTACTGCAAAGACATGAGGGATCCAGAGTTGTATCAAACTTGCAAGTGATAGTAGAAAATGAGTAAACTGGATAACACCAAACCAGAGCAATCAGACTCACAAATACTTCAGGCAAATGTTAAGGAAGCGCGCATGCTGCTGGCTTTGAGATATGGTAACAGAACCTTCCATAATTTGGTCCTTCTTTAACTCGATAGGTTCAAATAAGTAAAGGAGAGTCTGCATTACCAAAAAAACAGCATCCTTGTGGATGTTAgcaatgcaattttctaggaatttcaaAATAACCATATAACTAAGCGAAAAGGAAACCAATATGGCACTTATTAAAGCAATCACCTGCTGCCAGTGAGTTGGGGCGTCCTCTGGGGCAGTTGACAGAACAATTGAGACATctgcctttttctttttattgcttGGGTTAGAATTTTGCATATTGACATCCAAGGGTTGGCTTGTTTGCTTCTTGCATTTCTGGCGAACTGGTCCATTAAACTCGACGTCGAACCAAAATGCAAATCCATGCAATGGAGCTGAAAAAATAGTACAGAAGAGACCAAGGTTAGAGATCTACAGCCGGACCCCTCATATTGCCCCTATACGCCCGGTCAGCGAGCGGTCACTTTTTTGCAACCCAACCGGACCCCTCAAACTGGCGCTATACGACCAGGCCACCCGGCACTCCCAAACCCAGCCCATAGGTGGGGCGGATATGGGGAGGCCCGGACGCATCCGCCACATCAGATCCAGCCCACACTGGCCCACCCTTTCCCACAAATATCCAACCCTGAACCAaactgttaggaaagcaacttgtattcccatgaggccataggccagtatatatacatgtacaggtggtggactatatgcagggaACCCCTTATATatcgggataaatacaaaagggtacatgacttactaacaccccccccccccctcaaactcatggtggatgaacaacactgagtttggagagataaaagccatgttgtgctctagtctgggccttcgtcaggaaatccgccaactgtaactcggaaggcacatactgaagagcaatgacctgatcctgcacaccagcgcgcacatagaaagcatcaacaccaatatgcttggtgagctcatgcttcacaggatcgcgcgcaatgctaatagcacctgtactgtcagataagagcagagtcggtgtagtgacagaaacaccaaaatcctgaagtaaccaccgtaaccaagtcacctctgccgtcaaaagagccatcgctcgcaactcagcctctgcactcaaacgggaaactgcaatctgtttcttcgtcttccaggcaatgagagaactagcccacgtagcatccgaataggcctgaagctgtaaagaattggagcgaggaaagaatagacggtgagagatcgtgccccgaagatatcggagaacacggaggagatgactaGTGAACCGATGTGGCAGCACAGACGAACTGACtaagaatatgaaccggataagagatatccggacgagtgacagctagatagacaagacatgacgataacgcgtcgggttAGGCAGGcgatcaccatcagtagcacggaggtgaacattgagctccataggagtctcaacaatgcgctcgtcggtaagagcagcacgaggaagaagatcctggatatacttttcctgggatataaaaaagccatcagaggtagaagagacttcaatcccaagaaagtagcaaaGAGGTCCAAGATCGGACATAAGAAAttgctcactaagacgggcctttacaaaggcaatatactcggggtcgtccccagtgatgaccatgtcatcaacatagagaagaagagtccgaccacaaggagaaaggtgaataaacaatgctggatcatgagcactcgctgaaaaaccagcggcagtcagcacagaggcaaaacgctcaaaccaggcacgaggggcttgcttaaggccatagagagagcgacgaagacgacataccatgccatcaggaacagaatacccaggtggtggctgcatgtacacctcctcacgcagctcaccattaagaaaggcattcttaacatcaagctgggatatagaccagtggcgtgcagaggccacggcaagaagtctacgaacagtggtcatatgggccacaggagcaaaagtctcgtcataatcacgaccatgctcctgctgaaaaccacgagccacaagacgagctttgtgacgctcaagagaaccatcggagcgagtcttaaccttgtaaatccacttacaagtgatgggacggactccgggaggaagggaaacaagatcccacgtaccagtgcgtttaagagcagcaatctcctctgccatcgcaaactgccattcaggatgaacaacagcctcacgataggaagtcggctcaagaacagcagcaccaacagtgggaaatccaaggcgatcaacaggcggacgagggcGAGAACGCAAGGCATAGGGAGGCtgagatgaggatgacgacacatccgcagaggcatccacagaggcatccacatgacgtgaacgacgagtgtaacactgaggaaaagatggaacaatgcaagggaggatcgccaaggtagaatcggggGGTGAAGGCGTAGAAGTCACCGGAGAGGAAGGTGCGGAATCCGGTGACATGCCAGGAGAGAAAACCGTGGGAGATGGTGGTAGCAAATCGacaagaggtggagaagcagagggagcagaacgaataggcaaaggctcgatGGGGGTGAGAGGTGTATcgggaaaagtgaggaaagagatatcctccacggaaaaggtcgaggaagatgggcgtgggtagaagggacgagactcgtcaaaaatcacatcccgagagatacgcatccgacgaccgataggatcccaacaaagatggcccttatgctcatcactgtagcctaagaagacacactcaacagactgagcggtcagtttggtgcgttcgcggggggcaagaagaacatagcaaacacaaccaaacaggcgaagcatcgaataatcgggagaacgatcaaaaagacgctcaaAAGGAACACCCTGTAGAGCAGTAGAAGGTTGTAGATTGATgaaataggtggaggtggagacggcctcagcccagaaatgaggcgggagagaggcagcaatcatcatcgcacgagccgtctcaagaaggtgacgatgcttgcgctcagctacaccattctgagcatgagcaccaggacaagagaactgaGCAAGTGTACCCTGCTCAGCGAGAAATCCACGCAACATCTTGGAGATGCAGCAAAGTCAGCACGGAACACACGAATAGGCGTagagaactgagtgtgaaccatggcagcaaagcgCTTATAGATAGATAATACCTCGCTACGAGAAGACATAAAATAGATCCACGTGtatcgagagaaatcatctataaagataatatagtagcGATGGCCTCCCTTCGAGGAAAAGGGAGCTGGACCCCAAACATCCGAGTGGACAAGGTCAAAAGGACGCTGAGACACAGTCTCGCTATGAGGATAAGGTAACTGAACCTGTTTACCAAGCCGGCAGCCCTGACAGTCTAAAGACACACCACCGGAGACGGATCCAAGAAGACCACGTCGAACTAAGGATGAGAGACGGGAGCCACATAAATGACCCACACGATGATGCCACTCTTGAAAAGAGCTGGTAGACAAAGCAACGGAGGAGGAAAGACTGGTTGCGGTGGCAGCGGATGGAAGGTGAAGCCAGTCAAGCTCCCAGAGACCCTGAGAGTCACGGCGCCGGGGGCCAACACAAGAGCACCAGTGTGACGGTCCAGAACTGAACATGAGTCAAAGTCAAGGATGACTTGACAATCAGAGTCAACAATCTGGCCACCAGAAAGGAGCTGCATGGTAagccgaggaacatgagcaacatcgggaacatgaaaagatgaagtgctaAGAGTGCCTCGGCCAGTAACCGGGAGAGAAGTACCATCAGCAGTaaggacatgaacaggagaatcaagagGTGGAGTAGATGACAGAGTGGATGAATCAAGAGTCATATGAAAAGATGCTCCAGTATCAAGAACCCACGGAGATGTACCTACGTGTGTAGAAGATGGTCTCACAATGCCAGAAGAGTCCGTAGCAGAACCAACAGAACCTGTCGATGAAGAAACAACAGATGGAGCTAGCAGACATTGAAATCGTCCAATATCTTGTTCAGTCAGGGGCGCAACTGAAGATGTCGATGTAGACACACCCGACAACGGAGAGTCGAAGGCAAGCAGCAGGGCGCGAAGTTGCGCAATCTCGTCCTCGGTGAAGTACACAGCTGAAGTAGGCGGTGTAATGGCACGAGGAGAgaagcaaccaccaccaccagtgGAAGCCGCTAAATATGGCGGTGTAGCATGTCCAGTATCGTCGGGAAAGACCGGTGGAGAAGACGAGGCCGTGTGCAGACAAGCACCAAGCGCCAAGGGAAGACGCGTGGACGAAGAGCAGTCCATGGAGTCATAGGCACCAGGACAACCGATGAAAGTCGCAAGAGGTGTCGGAGAAGAGCGACATTCACCGATGAAAGTCGCGAGAGGAGTCGGTGTAGAGCGACAATCACCATTTGTAGAGCTCGCAGGAGCAACAGAAGAACTACCAGAACGGCCGTCAGGAGTCACGGGAAGCAAGGGACTGCAACGTTGCGTGCTAGTGTAGACCTTTTTTTTAGGAATCGTAGTCAACGAGCAGCGTCCGAGTCAACAGCAGAGTTGACCTGGAGCGCTGGATCCCTCATGGAGAGCAGGTCTGGCAGCGGGCGCCTCCAATCCTGCTGGATCCCTCGTGGAGAGCAGGTCTGCCAGCGGGCACCTCGATCTGGCGGGACCTGCAGCCGCCAGAGGAGCAGGGCCTGGCGAGATTGGGGATCGGTGGATTGGGGATCGACAACTGCGGATCGGATCAGATCGGTGCGAAGCTGACGGCACGGGAATCAGCGGCAGCGACCAGATCTGGAGATCGACAGGATCGGGAGCAGCTCTTCCAGCGGGACGAGCTGGACCAGGCGGGACTGGTGGGATCTGGAGAAGCAGCGACGGCCGATCGGGACGGCAGCTGCGGCGATCGACACGAtcggggaggagaggagggtgggTAGACCGGCTGCTAGGATGGGTAGAAGAAAAAGCAGCGACGGCGCTGGATCAATCAGACGAGTTGCGGCGTGCAAAAATttaacctagctctaataccatgttaggaaagcaacttgtattcccatgaggccataggccagtatatatacatgtacaggtggtggactatatgcaggaaaccccttatatatcgggataaatacaaaagggtacatgacttatattataactctaacacaaACCCTGGTTAAAATCCACATTCTTCTCAACCGCTCCGTTTCATTTCCACTGCCCGTCTCCTccactcccctcccctccaccatGCCCAACTACGGCAGCCAATCCGGAAACGGGTCTGATCCCGTCAACTGGGATGGGCTCTTGAAGGAGGGCTCCGACAGGGAGGCCCTGACAGGAGCTCACAACCAGTATTGCCACGCAGAGGGTggcggagggaagttcctcccgaCACCTACGCGAGGTCCGCGTCAGTAGATACAGAGAAGCAGCTCCCGCGCTAGGTCCTCCGCCGGTCGCTGAGCACGGCAGAGACGGACGCAAGGCACCTCCGCCGCAAGAATGCAAAGGCGCTCCGGCTAGGAGAAAGCGGCACGGCTCGCGAAGGTGCAGGCCTGCGCCGCACGACGTCTCGCCGGTATCATCTCTTCTTCGTCGTCATCCGGCACGAGAAGCAATGACGAAGACCCCCTTCGGCCGCCGCCGCCTATGCGGAAGGAGTGCTATCTCCACTCCTATGACCGCAAGGGGAAGGGACCGGCGAGGAAATGTGTCTGGTGCCCCTCTCTGCTTATCTAGACATCGGTTGTCTATGAATCTAGTTTATCTATGTATCTAGTGATGCCCGGTGATGAACTTGCTCTTTTGGGTCCGATTGTATAAAACTTATGCTCCGCCTATCCCCGATCTATATGGATTATGCAATGTTGCTATGTTGATCTACATAGTTTCGATCAGGTTGCATGGATTGTATGGATATGGGGGGCCAGATATGAGGGTGATCGGTCACTATCTGTGGACGCTTCCGCGGACGTATAGGGGGGCAAATTTGACCAGTCCGGCTGTTGATGCTGTTAGCATTACATATTTACATTTCcatgcagatgaaaaagaaaagaaaaaataattcaAGGGGTACAACTGTACCCAAGATTATGCTGTTTTCTTTCGCATGTCTTCGGTAACTCAATAGAAAAAAATGTATTTACATATTTACATTTCcatgcagatgaaaaagaaaagaaaaaataattcgAGGGGTACAACTGTACCCAAGATTATGTTGTTTTCTTTCACATGTCTTCGGTAACTcaatagaagaaaaaaatatttacaTATTTACATTTCCATGCAGATGAAaaagacacaacaacaacaacaaccaagcctttcagtcccaaacaagttcgggtaggctagagttgaaacccataagatctcgaaaccaagtcatggctctggaacgtggatagctaacttccacgcacccctgtccatgactaagtctttgtcgatattccaaaccttcaggtctctcttaacggaatcctcccatgtcaagtttggtctaccacgacccctcttaacattctcagcacgctttatccgtccgctatgcaccggcgcttccgatggcctccgttgaatatgtccaaaccatctgagacgatgctggaccaacttctcttcaatcggtgctaccccaagtctctctcctatatcgtcattccgtacccgatccttccttgtgtggccacatatccatctcaacatgcgcatctctgctacacccaactgttggatatgtcgtctcttggttggccaacactccgcgccatacaacatcgcaggtcggatagctgtcctataaaacctgccttttagcttttgtggcactctcttgtcacagagtacgccagaagcttggcgccacttcatccacccagccttgattcggtggcccacgtcttcatcggtatcgccatccttctgcaacatggaccccaaatatcgaaacgtgtctctctccgataccacctgcccaccaaggctaacctctccatcctcgtgcctagtagcactaaaactgcacctcatgtattcagttttagttctactaagcctaaaacctttcgattctagagtccgcctccataactctaactttctattaacccccgttcggctatcatcgactagcaccacatcatccgcaaagagcatacaccatgggatatctccttgtatatcccttgtgacctcatccatcaccaaatcaaaaagataagggctcaaagctgacccttggtgtagccctattctaatcggaaagtcatcggtgtcgccatcacttgttcgaacacttgtcacaacattatcatacatatccttgatgagggtaatgtactttattgggactttgtgtttctccaaagcccaccacatgacattccgaggtatcttatcataggccttctccaaatcaatgaacaccatatgaaggtccttcttttgctccctgtatctctccatcagttgtcgtaccaagaagatggcttccatggtagacctcccaggcatgaaaccaaattggtttttggtcacgcttgttgaccttcttaagaggtgttcaatgactctctcccatagcttcatagtatggctcattagcttgattccgcggtaattagtacaactttgaacatcccccttgttcttaaagattggtactaaaatactctgcctccattcttcgggcatcttgtttgaccgaaaaatgaggttgaaaagcttagttagccatactatcgctgtctccaaggcctctccacacctcgatggggataccatcaggacccatcgctttgcctactttcatcctttttaacgcctccttaacctcacactcctggatacgtcgcacaaagcacatgctggtatcatcaaaggagtcgtctagctcaatggtagagctatcaacctctccattgtaaaggttgtcaaagtactcccgccatctacgcttgatcgcctcatccttcacaagaagctgatcatctccgtccttgatgcatttgacttcgccgacatccctcgtcttcctctccctaatcttggccatcttatagatgtccctttcgccttccttagtgtttaaacgtTGGTAAAGGTCCCCATACGCCCGACCTCTCGCTTCACTCACCGCCCGCTTTGCTGCCTTCTTCGCCGCCTTGCGACCTTCTTGCGGAAGGTCGCTAtagaggagtttggggtgaccaagggaagtagaagggaagctaaggacacctggtggtggaacgatgaggtccagaaggttattagggagaagaaggactgtttcagatgcctatatctcgacaggagtgcagctaacatgcagatgaaaaagaaaagaataaaataatTCAAGGGGTACAACTGTACCCAAGATTATGCTGTTTTCTTTCACATGTCTTGGTAACTCAATAGAAAAAAATGTATCTTCGGTATAATTTGCATTAACAATTTCAAGTGGCACTCTATCTAAACAGGGCCCAGCAACTTCTTGCTCTACCACAAGATAAAAAATATGCACATAAATTTTATGTTAGTCCATCTTTTGCATGTATGTATCACTACTGAAACAAACATCATTTAACTCAACGGGACCCTAAAGAGGTGCCATTACGTATCACCATACATCCTTAACACTAGTTAGCTAGCTGAGGCTGCTAAGAATTGCCACCTTGCTGCAATAGGTTCACACACAGCAAATAGATTCCTGACTGCAGTAAGAATCTAGGTAACACTTTTCCTGTACGCTTTATAGAATGGGTTTTCCGCCTATCAACAGAAACATCCCACAGCTTATCAAAAAGACCCTCTAACAGCAGCACTGTCTTAGAGTGATCAAGCTTAGGTCCTCTCAAAAAGACCTGGCATGATCATAGCTCGAGGACTCCACAGATTAAAAAATACAACCTCTGtaaacaaatactccctccgtctcaaaataagtgtctcaagcttagtacaactttgtactagagctagtacaaagttgagacacttattttgggacggagggagtataagacattttagagacttGTGTCAAGTCTATAAAGCGTtacctcaaaaaaaaaatataaaacgtcttatatttgtttacaggGGGAGTATATCACAATATCAGTACAATTCTAGATGTGCAAATTTACTAAATGAAATCATGAGTATGTTTCACCATGTGTATCTACCTCGAATGTAAAAAGAATGAAATACAACTTACCTTGCAACATTGATGTAAACTTGTATGCAGCGGTAATAGTTTCAAGATCTGGAGCTTGTATGGTATAGCAATCCACTTGTGCAACCTGCTTACATAAAAGTTCAGCTTACCTAAAGATGTAAATCTACATAAACAGGAACTAATTTATACACAAAATCCGAGGGTGATATGTGTGCAAAGCAGATCTTAAGCAGAGAAGAATACACAGTTCAGCAAGAATATCTCACCACCGTTGGCCATGTCAAGACATTCTCGCCACTAATTGTCTCAACAGAAGGCTCCATGAATGCACATTGTTTTGCAAGAGGCATCATACAAGACACTGAATCAAGCAAAGAACAAATTACATATTAATCTCAGAATGAGAAACAATAATCGGCTTCCATGAGCTAACTTTGGTAGCTATGGCACATTACGAACAAGCAACTAAGTCTCCTCATATTTAGGGAgtatatactaattatgaatagacCATATACAAAGGACAATGAACTTACTTTTTATACCATATACATCTCGCCAGAAGTAAATACTATCCTGATATCTGTGCGAATTTGTAATAGGTGCAAGATAAAGCTGCAGCACGATTATTTGTTGTATGTCAGCCAGGCAATTTTTCAATCAATGTCTCAACCAAATCATTGctacatactccctccattccatatTAAGTGTCGCtgatttagtacaactttgtacttaaacagcgagagtcaatatggaacggagggagtaacatttTGCGGAAACACTTACAGATGCATGAGATGGAAGAATAAGACCCCCTGGCTTGAGCCATTTATCCCTAGCAAAAATTACGCTCCCCAGCATACTCTGCCATCAACATGACTATATTTCAGATTTCACATATCGGACAGATGTAAAGTGATGTGTTGGATAAGTCCAACTGCACAAACAATATATTTATAGAACCTCATAGAGAAGCATATAGCCCATCCATTCAGATATAATGACATCAACTTTTTCTTCAATTTCGACATCCTGCATTTGAATATTATAGCAGTCAAGTTCCATAACGCTGAGGACCTCAAATAGAAGTTTAAGGATGCTACCGCAACTACAATCAAGATAGTACAGTTGACTATAATCTACAAGCAAGATAATGTTTCAACCTTTCATAAGAGTATGATAAAGCTTCAGATACATGCAAATGGTGATGAAATGGTTATGACAGAAATGGCAAAGGCTAGATAGAAAAGGTATACCTCGATTCGTCCATGCAAAACAATGACTTTGTCAGACAGCTCATTTTCCCTCACAATTTCCATTGCCTAACACATTTAGATTGGAGGGAATGGAATCAGCATTAAATTTGTAGAAGCTAATAATGAAACAATGAAAGTAAAAAATGCATACTAAAGGAACTGCAAAAGCATTTCACAAACATACATATATTAGCAGATAGTATGGTAGCAGATCAAGCAAGGGAACTTGCCTAGCACCACTTTTCAAGCtactaagtactccctccgttcctaaatataagaccttttagagatttcactagtagactatatacggagcaaaatgtgtgaatctacactctaaaacatgtctatgtacatccgtatgtagttcatagtgtaatctccaaaaggtcttatatttaggaacggagggagtatttatttaTCACTATTCTATGAAAAATGTATTTATTTGATCATAAGGGGCTTCCCTCCATGTTGTATTTAGGTTTCAACTTTCAACTAGCACACAGTATAAGGGCTGGGGTGCAGCACTAGTGTATTAAATATACTTGTAGTTTTGCAATCTCAACCAGAAAGGGAAAACAAAGGGGAGGATATACCTGTAATGCAATATCACTTGCATCGACTGCATAGACCTGAACACAATAAACCGGGGGATTAATTAAAAATTAATGAAAAACAGGAAATTGCCATTCAGATCATAAAGTGACTTAGCAACAGAAATAACTAAGAAAAATTTGCAACCCTCATGCAAAATGAACTCATATTATTACACAGCAATATAGCATACATGTGTTTTATTGCAAAAGAAAGGGTTAAATTGCTGCAATCAAATGAAAGATGATTCAAAGCACAGAAAAGTGTAAACATGGAGGCTACTGGTATTTGCTGAACAACGGGTACAATAGATCTTATGGTACAGATCAAATGATCAACACATGCATCGATGCGGCTTTCTAAATGACTATGTGGTGCTAATCTATTTATAT encodes:
- the LOC123432611 gene encoding probable protein arginine N-methyltransferase 6.2 — translated: MLAGGEDGNGHLPRPRRPRRVGGMGSPPGLAASALPHPAPPPCTDYDMAYFKAYSHIGVHEEMLKDHARTNTYRNAIMHHKDLISGKVVLDVGCGTGVLSIFCAFAGATRVYAVDASDIALQAMEIVRENELSDKVIVLHGRIEDVEIEEKVDVIISEWMGYMLLYESMLGSVIFARDKWLKPGGLILPSHASLYLAPITNSHRYQDSIYFWRDVYGIKMSCMMPLAKQCAFMEPSVETISGENVLTWPTVVAQVDCYTIQAPDLETITAAYKFTSMLQAPLHGFAFWFDVEFNGPVRQKCKKQTSQPLDVNMQNSNPSNKKKKADVSIVLSTAPEDAPTHWQQTLLYLFEPIELKKDQIMEGSVTISQSQQHARFLNICLKYFTGDQWYVKESVMR